Proteins encoded together in one Chitinophaga sp. LS1 window:
- a CDS encoding DUF4372 domain-containing protein, whose amino-acid sequence MDKDRKFPGHPVLSQILDVIPNSLIQSANRKHNSNRYYKRLPLRVHLVTLLYGVFSYCNCLREICEGMLGCEGKLSHLGLDKAPARSTISDANTNRSYQVFETIYYGLLKKYHSFISDSRLKGLSIRNLKIIDSTTISLFSEILQGVGRNRLDGSRKKGGI is encoded by the coding sequence TTGGATAAAGATAGAAAATTTCCCGGACACCCGGTTTTATCACAAATATTAGATGTAATACCCAATTCACTAATACAATCAGCTAACCGGAAGCATAATTCAAACCGGTACTATAAGCGGCTGCCGCTGCGGGTTCATTTAGTAACGCTGCTGTATGGTGTATTCAGTTATTGCAATTGCCTTCGGGAGATTTGCGAAGGAATGCTCGGTTGTGAAGGGAAGTTATCTCATTTGGGTCTTGACAAAGCGCCTGCCCGAAGTACTATATCAGATGCTAATACGAACCGAAGCTACCAGGTCTTTGAAACAATCTATTACGGATTACTGAAGAAATATCATTCATTTATATCGGACAGCCGCCTGAAAGGCTTAAGTATCAGGAACCTGAAGATCATTGATAGTACAACGATTTCTTTGTTTAGTGAGATATTGCAAGGTGTAGGTCGAAACAGATTAGATGGTTCCAGGAAAAAGGGAGGTATCTAA
- a CDS encoding RHS repeat-associated core domain-containing protein yields the protein MIGNMVSDLQGGISNVTWTMYGKIKKITKTDGSEIEYKYDADGNRVYKAYTHGTQVDKTWYVRDATGDLLAVYGNKDGDANVYWKEQQLYGTSRLGSWYPDLIITAGVSGTATLWGATNKKQYELSNHLGNIVSTVSDELKSDNTALVLSANDYYPFGMIQPDRSYSSGGYRYGFNGKENDNEVKGDGNQQDYGMRIYDPRVGRFLSGDPLMKDYPFYTPYQFAGNKPVTFVDIDGNEEGWPDILYKAQEAISKISTIYNNVRTVVNLQITFINIQVLKFTDMLKGLSHLGQEPLWS from the coding sequence TTGATTGGGAATATGGTGAGTGATTTGCAGGGAGGGATATCTAATGTTACTTGGACGATGTATGGTAAAATCAAGAAGATCACCAAGACAGATGGCAGCGAAATTGAGTATAAGTATGATGCCGATGGGAATCGTGTTTATAAGGCTTATACCCATGGTACACAGGTTGATAAAACCTGGTATGTGAGGGATGCGACTGGGGATTTACTGGCGGTTTATGGCAATAAGGATGGTGATGCTAATGTTTATTGGAAAGAACAACAATTATATGGTACTAGTCGTTTAGGTTCATGGTATCCTGATTTGATTATAACTGCTGGTGTGAGTGGCACTGCTACTTTATGGGGTGCTACTAATAAGAAGCAGTATGAGTTGTCAAATCATTTAGGTAATATTGTTTCTACGGTAAGTGATGAATTGAAATCAGATAATACGGCGTTGGTATTGAGTGCGAATGATTATTATCCGTTTGGTATGATTCAGCCGGATAGAAGTTATAGTAGTGGTGGGTATAGGTATGGATTTAATGGTAAGGAAAATGATAATGAGGTGAAGGGAGATGGGAATCAGCAGGATTATGGAATGAGGATTTATGATCCGAGGGTGGGGAGATTTTTGAGCGGGGATCCGTTGATGAAGGATTATCCATTTTACACTCCATATCAGTTTGCAGGGAATAAGCCTGTCACGTTTGTTGATATTGATGGTAACGAGGAAGGTTGGCCAGATATTTTATACAAAGCCCAAGAGGCAATAAGTAAAATTAGTACAATTTATAATAATGTACGAACGGTTGTAAATTTGCAAATTACGTTTATAAACATTCAAGTCTTGAAGTTTACGGACATGTTGAAGGGGCTTTCTCACTTGGGGCAAGAGCCGCTTTGGAGTTAA